A part of Fusarium graminearum PH-1 chromosome 3, whole genome shotgun sequence genomic DNA contains:
- a CDS encoding amino-acid permease inda1, with translation MAVEKVTSDAPVVGEKSVVRDVDERAPEAFTATGEEYEQEDFMTRTGLNAKSFTRKHYGLGLVELDRKMKPRHLQMVAIGGSIGAGFFVGSGSALSKGGPATLFIDFFLVGVMVFNVVYAMGELAVMYPISGGFYTYAARFIDPAFGFAMAWNYCLQWAATLPLELTVCAITIQYWAPDSNPGIWIAVFLIAIIILNMFGTMGYAEEEFWAACFKLTSISIFMIIALVLVCGGGPSSGSYSTYQGFKLWEDPGAFKNGFKGFCSVFVTAAFSFAGSELVGLAAAESRNPTESVPKAIKQVFWRICLFYIVALLFVGMLVSCNDENLLSSSSYSNSAASPFVLVGKYSGLKGLDHYMNAVILSSVLSLGIASVYGGSRTLLALAQQGFAPKIFTWVDRAGRPLPSVGFIIAFGCLAFLNLDAAGPVIFDWLLALSGLAMLVCWGSICLAHIRFRAAWKYNGHTLDEIPFKAIGGVYGSWVGLIFVVVILIAQFYVAIVAPVGESGMGTVEDFFMQYLGLPIVLAFWAGGVIWKRTSWISIDKIDIDTGRREHDWDSINAWRAELATFPWWKRLMYTLF, from the exons ATGGCTGTTGAAAAAGTCACTAGCGATGCCCCCGTCGTGGGTGAAAAGAGCGTCGTGAGAGATGTCGACGAGAGAGCTCCAGAGGCCTTTACTGCTACGGGAGAAGAGTATGAGCAGGAGGATTTCATGACCAGAACCGGTCTGAATGCAAAGTCTTTTACGAGGAAGCATTATGGTTTGGGTCTTGTTGAGCTGGATCGCAAGATGAAGCCTAGACATCTTCAGATGGTTGCTATTGGAGGATCAATCGGTGCTGGATTCTTTGTcggttctggttctgctCTGAGCAAGGGT GGCCCTGCTACTTTGTTTAtcgacttcttcctcgtcggaGTCATGGTCTTCAACGTTGTCTACGCAATGGGCGAGTTAGCCGTCATGTATCCCATCTCTGGCGGTTTTTACACCTACGCCGCTCGCTTCATCGACCCTGCCTTTGGCTTCGCAATGGCCTGGAACTACTGTCTTCAATGGGCCGCCACGCTTCCCCTGGAACTAACAGTCTgcgccatcaccatccagTACTGGGCCCCTGATTCGAATCCCGGTATCTGGATCGCTGTCTTTCTCATTGctatcatcattctcaacatgttTGGCACAATGGGCTACGCTGAAGAAGAATTCTGGGCTGCGTGCTTCAAACTTACCTCgatttccatcttcatgatCATCGCACTCGTTCTCGTCTGCGGCGGAGGCCCTTCAAGCGGTAGTTACAGCACATACCAGGGATTCAAGCTCTGGGAAGACCCGGGCGCTTTCAAAAACGGCTTCAAAGGATTTTGCTCTGTTTTTGTCACAGCGGCGTTTTCTTTCGCAGGCTCCGAACTCGTCGGCCTCGCTGCAGCTGAATCTCGAAACCCGACAGAGTCCGTCCCCAAAGCGATCAAGCAGGTATTTTGGCGAATTTGCTTGTTCTACATTGTTGCGCTGCTATTTGTTGGTATGCTGGTCAGCTGCAACGACGAGAATCTCCTAAGCTCCAGCTCCTACTCCAACAGCGCCGCCTCACCTTTCGTCCTCGTCGGAAAATACTCTGGtctcaagggtctcgatcACTACATGAACGCCGTCATCCTTTCGTCCGTTCTGTCTCTCGGTATCGCCTCTGTGTACGGCGGATCTCGTAcgcttcttgctctcgcGCAGCAGGGTTTTGCGCCCAAGATCTTTACGTGGGTTGATCGCGCGGGTCGACCTTTGCCATCTGTTGGATTCATCATTGCGTTTGGATGTCTTGCTTTCCTGAACCTTGACGCGGCTGGTCCTGTTATCTTTGACTGGCTTTTGGCTTTGTCTGGTTTGGCTATGCTTGTTTGCTGGGGCTCTATTTGTCTTGCGCACATTAGATTCAGAGCTGCGTGGAAGTACAATGGACACACCCTTGACGAAATCCCTTTCAAGGCCATTGGTGGCGTCTACGGATCCTGGGTTGGTTTGATTTTCGTTGTTGTCATTCTCATCGCCCAG TTTTACGTCGCCATTGTTGCCCCAGTAGGCGAGTCGGGTATGGGAACAGTTGAAGATTTCTTCATGCAGTATCTTGGACTGCCCATTGTTTTGGCGTTCTGGGCTGGTGGCGTTATCTGGAAGCGAACGAGCTGGATCAGCATCGACAAGATTGATATTGACACCGGACGACGTGAACACGACTGGGATTCTATCAACGCTTGGCGAGCTGAGCTTGCTACGTTCCCTTGGTGGAAGAGATTGATGTACACACTGTTTTAG